From the genome of Tsukamurella pulmonis:
ACCGACGGGCTGCAGGTCACCAAAGCGCTGCGGCACCACTGGAGCGCCCTCACCATGGCCGGTGAGAAACCTCCTACCGAACGGTCCGCTGGAAGCGGTGCTGTGGGCGGTCTGCTCCGCAATCGTCGCGGCGCTGGTCTACTGGACCGCCCGGAAGGCGAGGAACGCGGGCAACGAGATCCTGGCGGTGGCGCTGGTCGGGCTCGGGGCCTGCGCGGTCACACCGCTGGCGTGGAGCCATCACTGGGTGTGGTTCGTGCCCGTCATCGTCGTGCTGTTCTGCCGGAGCCTCTCCGCTTCCGGCGAGGACCGTCGCAGGTGGGGCACGGCGACCGTCGCTGTCTTCGTCGCGGCGTCGATGTGGCTCACGATCCTCATCTACGAGATCGTCAAGGCAATCGGTCAGGAGTACGCGATCGGTTACGTTCCCGCGATGGACGCCGCCGTGGCGCAGATTCCCTCGTGGGCGCGTGTGCTCACCTGCGGGGCGCCCGTGGTGGTCCTCGTGGTGGTGTGTGCGCTGTTGGCAGTACCCGGCCGGAGCATCCCGCCGGATACCGCGCCCGATCAGCCGGCGGCGGGCTCCGCCAGTCGGCTCCGCGCCACCTGATCGGCGTAGAACTGGGCGTTGGTGACGATGAGGAAGGGCATGATGACGATCTGTCCGAGCACCCATCCGATGTTGCCGAACACGAGGCTGGGCAGGCTCTGCATCGCGAGATCCCCCTCGGGGCGCGTGGCCATCGACGCGATGGTGAAGGGCAGGCCCACGATCGAGGCGGCGGTCACCAGGATGACGTACGTGCAGATCACGCGCGCCAGTAGTCGCCAGTAGTCGTGGCGCTGCAGGCTGAGCGCCCGCCAGAGCGCATCGACGGGCCGCAGCCCCTCGATCACCAGCATCGGCCCCGCGATCACGAGCGCGGGCAGGACGGCGAGGACGGCCCCGGCGGCGAGCACGAGCAGCACCGTCGTGGTCACGCGCGCGGTCTCGGGCCCGGTGCGCACCGCCAGCGCGATCGCCGCGGCGCCGGCGATGAGGATCGGCGCTAGGACGACGACCACGTCGAGGGCACCCAGGCCGAGCGCGGCGACGAAGCGGGGGCGCGCCCGCGCCCACGCGGAGCGCAGCGAGGTCCGCTCCCCGGCGAGGTACCGGTACGCGGCCACGGACCCGATCGCCGTGGCCCCGACGCTGACCATCATCCACACGAGCGTCACCAGCATGGTGCCCGCGGGATAGAAGCCGAGGGTCACCAGCACCTGCCGGACGTCACGATCGGCGCCCGGCGTCCACCGCGCCTCGTGGACCAGCGGCATCCTGGCCAGCACACCCAGCGCCGCGATGATCGTGAGGGAGATCGCCACGATCCCGACGGTCGGCCAGGGGCTGTGCCGCAGCACCGCGAGGGAGGTCCGGTATATGTCGGCCAACCCGCGCGGTGGCCTCGCGTTCAGTCTTTGTCCTCGGGGTTCTCGGCGTGGTTGCGGGCGTCCCTCTCCTTCGCCCGGCGCCGCTGCTGCTCGGCGCGCTCACGGCACTGCCGCAGGAACTCGTCGTCGTCGTCCGGGTACTGGGCGATGTGCCGGCCCGGGCGCTCGTACTCGGGGAACCCCGTCGTCCTCGACGGTCCGCTCGCAGGCGCACCGACGGGCCGCCCGAGCAGGAACCAGATCAGGGAGCCGGCCAGCGGGATGAGGATGACGATGATCAGCCAGCCGCCCTTGGGCAGGTGGCGAACCCGGAACTCGTCCGCGACGATCACGTCGATGAGCGCCGCCACCCACAGCAGCATCACGATCGCACCGAAGTACGGCATGTTGAACCCCCACCCTAAGGAAAACGGATAAGTGATGCTACCGCGAACCTCGTCGCGGACCGACATATTGTGGCACCGTGAGTGACCTCAGTTGGCCGGCGACCCGTCTCCTCAAGATCGGACGGCGCTCCGCCGCCGTCCGCGGACACCTCGAACTGACCGAGACGCACCTGCGGTTCCGGCCGGCGGGGATCGCCTCGAAGGTGGACGGCACCCCGTTCTCGGTCCAGCTCAAGCACATCGCCGGGGCCGGCATCGTCGAGGAGACCGTCGGCCTGCTCAAGCGCACCAAGCAGCGACTGTGCGTCACCCTCGGCGACGGTTCCGAGCAGTACTTCGACACCGGCCGGCCCGACGAGGTCGCCGAGGTCGTCCGCACCCGGATCGGGGGCCGCGCATGATCGGCGTCATCGGCGGGACCGGCCTGTACCGCTTCCTGGCCGACGGGGCCGAACAGCGCACCGTCGACACCCCGTACGGTCGGCCGAGCGCGCCGATCGCGGTGGGCGAGGTCGCCGGGCGCGAGGTGGCCTTCCTCCCCCGGCACGGCGCGGGCCACGAGTTCTCCCCGCACACCGTGCCGTACCGGGCGAACCTGTGGGCGCTGCGCAGCCTCGGGGTGCGCAAAGTGCTCGCGCCGTGCGCGGTCGGGAGCCTGGCCCCCGCCGCAGGGCCGGGCACCATCGCGATCCCGGAGCAGCTGGTCGACCGCACGTTCTCCCGCGCGTCCACCTACTTCGACGGTGGCGGTGTGCACGTGAGCTTCGCCGATCCGTACTGTCCGTCGCTGCGGGCCGCGGCGGCGCCGCACGCCGACCGCACGGCGTCGACGATGGTCGTCATCGAGGGACCGCGCTTCTCCACCCGCGCCGAGAGCCGCTGGTACGCGGCACAGGGCTGGGACCTGGTGAACATGACCGGCCTGCCCGAGGCGACGCTGGCCCGCGAACTCAAGCTCTGCTACGCCTCGATCGCGCTGGTCACCGACCTGGACGCGGGCATCGAGGCCGGCGAGGGCGTGCGCACCGAGGACGTGCTC
Proteins encoded in this window:
- a CDS encoding PLD nuclease N-terminal domain-containing protein, translating into MPYFGAIVMLLWVAALIDVIVADEFRVRHLPKGGWLIIVILIPLAGSLIWFLLGRPVGAPASGPSRTTGFPEYERPGRHIAQYPDDDDEFLRQCRERAEQQRRRAKERDARNHAENPEDKD
- a CDS encoding S-methyl-5'-thioadenosine phosphorylase yields the protein MIGVIGGTGLYRFLADGAEQRTVDTPYGRPSAPIAVGEVAGREVAFLPRHGAGHEFSPHTVPYRANLWALRSLGVRKVLAPCAVGSLAPAAGPGTIAIPEQLVDRTFSRASTYFDGGGVHVSFADPYCPSLRAAAAPHADRTASTMVVIEGPRFSTRAESRWYAAQGWDLVNMTGLPEATLARELKLCYASIALVTDLDAGIEAGEGVRTEDVLAEFRRNLPRLTDVLTKTIAATDPAAPCDCAAGDHDLPAGLDPVGI